Proteins encoded within one genomic window of Brachybacterium avium:
- a CDS encoding Rne/Rng family ribonuclease produces MADSTHDTENDSSQETQGPPPARRRRRAAGAPAGAPAFTPPTVAEPESTSPRTVVASQEAASVEPAPSTAKRPRRRAGAPAGAPAIAAEPAPAADEVEEPVAQVTDDAVEEPAQDAPVDLPEPEGNPVVDDLRALATARGAAAEEPTADDDRAGRREQVQMDFASLLFQAPTPQPRTTVAPQEHAEDADADAEESHPAVGEESSEEERTSRSRRSRSRSRRSSQRDEDATEGTEGTEEDEDDSADEDHSSSNSGANGSSRRRRRRGGRGRRGRGRGEDDGSESADGTDEAHDDSRDSGQDEDGSDSSGNDQDNGGDSSSGSSSSRRRRRRRRSGGGNDDSGSTDDPPNTVVKVREARDEVKAVKGSTRLEAKRQRRREGRDAGRRRNVITEAEFLARRESVKRSMVVRERPGRTQIAVLEDDVLVEHYVAQKSQTSMVGNVYLGKVQNVLPSMEAAFVDIGKGRNAVLYAGEVNWDAVGLEGQPRRIELALKSGDPVLVQVTKDPIGHKGARLTSQISLPGRYVVFVPGGSMTGISRKLPDTERTRLKKIMRQIIPEDAGVIVRTAAEGASEQELTHDVERLRAQWDKIQKAQKSRSAPVALSQEPDIAIKVVRDVFNEDFTSLIVEGGKVYDDVHAYVSEVAPDLLERVTKHVGEKDVFAKHRIDEQLLKAMDRKVYLPSGGSLVIDRTEAMTVVDVNTGKFTGSGGSLEETVTKNNLESAEEIVRQLRLRDIGGIIVIDFIDMVLESNRDLVLRRLVECLGRDRTKHQVAEVTSLGLVQMTRKRVGQGLVETFSTSCEHCHGRGLVVDAEGEHNHGGGNGAEDSSKSSRRRGRRPRNGAKDEGEGTEHGGEETGGDVHRLEDDESSRAQARATIASIAAASGGAAPLEEPGEGAATAWEQDAPEQG; encoded by the coding sequence ATGGCTGACAGCACCCACGACACCGAGAACGACTCGTCGCAGGAGACGCAGGGCCCGCCACCGGCGCGGCGCCGCCGTCGTGCCGCAGGCGCCCCGGCGGGAGCGCCCGCATTCACCCCGCCGACAGTGGCGGAGCCGGAGAGCACCTCACCTCGCACCGTCGTCGCCTCGCAGGAGGCGGCGAGCGTCGAGCCCGCCCCGTCCACCGCCAAGCGACCCCGTCGTCGCGCCGGGGCCCCCGCCGGGGCCCCCGCGATCGCGGCCGAGCCGGCACCGGCTGCTGACGAGGTTGAAGAGCCGGTCGCACAGGTGACGGACGATGCTGTGGAGGAGCCTGCTCAGGATGCTCCGGTCGATCTCCCGGAACCCGAGGGCAACCCGGTCGTGGATGATCTGCGGGCGCTGGCCACGGCCCGTGGGGCCGCTGCGGAGGAGCCGACCGCGGACGACGATCGCGCGGGTCGTCGCGAACAGGTGCAGATGGATTTCGCGTCGCTCCTGTTCCAGGCGCCGACGCCGCAGCCTCGGACCACCGTCGCCCCCCAGGAACACGCTGAGGACGCAGACGCAGACGCCGAGGAGTCGCACCCCGCCGTGGGCGAGGAGTCCTCGGAGGAGGAGCGCACCTCCCGCTCCCGGCGCAGCCGCAGCCGTTCGCGCCGTTCCTCGCAGCGCGATGAGGATGCGACTGAGGGGACCGAGGGGACCGAGGAGGACGAGGACGATAGCGCTGACGAGGACCACTCGTCATCGAACTCGGGTGCGAACGGCAGCTCCCGCCGCCGGCGGCGTCGCGGGGGCCGTGGCCGTCGCGGTCGTGGCCGGGGCGAGGACGACGGCAGCGAGAGCGCGGACGGCACCGACGAGGCGCACGACGACTCCCGGGACTCCGGGCAGGACGAGGACGGGTCGGACTCCTCCGGCAACGATCAGGACAACGGTGGGGACTCCTCCTCCGGCTCCTCCAGCTCGCGCCGACGTCGGCGTCGTCGCCGGTCGGGCGGCGGCAACGACGATTCGGGCTCCACGGATGATCCGCCCAACACGGTGGTGAAGGTCCGTGAGGCGCGGGACGAGGTCAAGGCCGTCAAGGGATCGACTCGTCTCGAGGCCAAGCGACAGCGTCGCCGCGAGGGGCGCGATGCGGGTCGCCGCCGAAACGTGATCACCGAGGCCGAGTTCCTGGCCCGTCGCGAATCCGTCAAGCGCTCGATGGTGGTGCGCGAGCGCCCCGGCCGCACCCAGATCGCCGTGCTCGAGGACGATGTGCTCGTCGAGCACTACGTCGCTCAGAAGTCGCAGACGTCGATGGTCGGCAACGTCTACCTGGGCAAGGTGCAGAACGTGCTCCCCTCCATGGAGGCCGCCTTCGTGGACATCGGCAAGGGTCGCAACGCTGTGCTGTATGCCGGAGAGGTCAACTGGGACGCGGTGGGCCTGGAGGGCCAGCCGCGACGCATCGAACTGGCGCTGAAGAGCGGTGACCCGGTGCTGGTCCAGGTCACCAAGGACCCGATCGGTCACAAGGGCGCTCGCCTGACCAGCCAGATCTCCCTGCCCGGCCGCTACGTGGTGTTCGTGCCCGGCGGTTCCATGACCGGCATCTCCCGCAAGCTGCCCGACACCGAGCGGACGCGGCTGAAGAAGATCATGCGCCAGATCATCCCCGAGGACGCGGGCGTCATCGTGCGCACCGCCGCCGAAGGGGCGAGCGAGCAGGAGCTGACGCATGACGTCGAGCGCCTGCGCGCCCAGTGGGACAAGATCCAGAAGGCGCAGAAGAGCCGATCCGCGCCGGTGGCCCTCTCGCAGGAGCCGGACATCGCCATCAAGGTGGTCCGCGACGTCTTCAACGAGGACTTCACCTCGTTGATCGTCGAGGGCGGCAAGGTCTACGACGACGTCCACGCCTACGTCTCCGAGGTGGCGCCGGACCTGCTGGAGCGGGTCACGAAGCACGTCGGCGAGAAGGACGTGTTCGCCAAGCACCGCATCGACGAGCAGCTGCTGAAGGCCATGGACCGCAAGGTCTACCTGCCCTCGGGCGGCTCCCTGGTCATCGATCGCACCGAGGCGATGACCGTGGTCGACGTCAACACCGGCAAGTTCACCGGCTCCGGCGGTTCCCTCGAGGAGACCGTCACCAAGAACAACCTCGAATCCGCCGAGGAGATCGTGCGCCAGCTGCGGCTGCGCGACATCGGCGGCATCATCGTCATCGACTTCATCGACATGGTGCTCGAGTCCAACCGAGACCTGGTGCTGCGGCGCCTGGTCGAGTGCCTGGGCCGGGACCGCACCAAGCACCAGGTCGCCGAGGTCACCTCGCTCGGCCTGGTGCAGATGACCCGCAAGCGCGTGGGGCAGGGTCTGGTCGAGACCTTCTCCACCTCCTGCGAGCACTGCCACGGCCGTGGCCTGGTCGTGGACGCCGAAGGCGAGCACAATCATGGCGGCGGCAACGGCGCGGAGGACTCCTCGAAGTCCTCGCGGCGTCGGGGCCGGCGCCCGCGCAACGGCGCGAAGGACGAGGGCGAGGGCACCGAGCACGGCGGCGAGGAGACCGGTGGCGATGTGCACCGGCTCGAGGACGACGAGAGCAGCCGTGCCCAGGCGCGGGCCACGATCGCCTCGATCGCCGCGGCCTCGGGCGGCGCCGCACCGCTCGAGGAGCCCGGGGAGGGCGCCGCGACCGCGTGGGAGCAGGACGCTCCCGAGCAGGGGTGA
- a CDS encoding cytochrome ubiquinol oxidase subunit I, whose protein sequence is MDALDLARWQFGITTVYHFIFVPLTIGLSLLVAIMQTRAVFAKDPLRKDAWTRMTKFFGSMLIVNFGIGIATGIVQEFQFGMNWSEYSRFVGDVFGAPLALEGLAAFFLESVFLGLWIFGWERLPEKIHLLTIWAVAVGSTLSAYFIIAANSFMQHPVGAVLNPETGRAELDPSQGSIFAVLSNVTALAAFPHVVSGAWLVAGAFLTGVAAWHMVRHHNRARELGIDTVEGQEQHLAARDLYRPTVRFGVLAMVVAAVVLVISGDFQAQIMFKQQPMKMASAEALCETETGASFSILTVGGPDAFSTDCDGVTHLIEVPYVTSFLATHTFDATLQGVDDLNAQYKEQFGDTAVDIHGNETAVDYRPNLFVTYWSFRLMMGLAAFSGILALWALWVTRGKGEAARTTGSRLFQWFAVLAIPMPFLANSAGWVFTEIGRQPWVVHPNPDDPVVRLMTMQGVSANPGWMVLTSLVAFTLVYGVLAVLWFQMMRKAALKGVPLARRDPATDELDTPTLSFDY, encoded by the coding sequence ATGGATGCCCTTGACCTCGCACGGTGGCAGTTCGGCATCACCACCGTGTACCACTTCATCTTCGTCCCGCTGACCATCGGCCTGTCGCTGCTGGTCGCGATCATGCAGACCCGCGCGGTCTTCGCGAAGGACCCCCTGCGCAAGGACGCCTGGACCCGGATGACGAAGTTCTTCGGCTCGATGCTGATCGTGAACTTCGGCATCGGCATCGCCACCGGCATCGTGCAGGAGTTCCAGTTCGGCATGAACTGGTCGGAGTACTCCCGCTTCGTCGGCGACGTGTTCGGCGCCCCGCTCGCGCTGGAGGGTCTGGCCGCCTTCTTCCTGGAGTCGGTGTTCCTGGGGCTGTGGATCTTCGGCTGGGAGAGGCTGCCGGAGAAGATCCATCTGCTGACCATCTGGGCCGTCGCCGTGGGAAGCACCCTCTCGGCCTACTTCATCATCGCCGCGAACTCCTTCATGCAACATCCCGTCGGGGCGGTCCTGAACCCGGAGACCGGCCGTGCCGAGCTGGACCCCTCGCAGGGGTCGATCTTCGCCGTGCTCAGCAACGTCACCGCGCTCGCGGCCTTCCCGCATGTGGTCTCCGGCGCCTGGCTGGTGGCCGGTGCCTTCCTCACCGGCGTCGCGGCCTGGCACATGGTGCGCCACCACAATCGCGCCCGGGAGCTGGGCATCGACACGGTGGAGGGCCAGGAGCAGCACCTCGCCGCCCGCGATCTGTACCGGCCCACGGTCCGCTTCGGCGTGCTCGCCATGGTCGTCGCCGCCGTGGTGCTGGTGATCTCCGGCGACTTCCAGGCGCAGATCATGTTCAAGCAGCAGCCGATGAAGATGGCCTCCGCCGAGGCGCTGTGCGAGACGGAGACCGGGGCGTCCTTCTCGATCCTCACCGTCGGCGGGCCGGACGCCTTCTCGACCGACTGCGACGGCGTCACCCATCTGATCGAGGTCCCCTACGTCACCTCCTTCCTGGCCACCCACACCTTCGACGCCACCCTGCAGGGGGTGGACGACCTCAACGCCCAGTACAAGGAGCAGTTCGGGGATACCGCCGTCGACATCCACGGCAACGAGACGGCCGTCGACTACCGCCCGAACCTCTTCGTCACCTACTGGTCCTTCCGCCTGATGATGGGGCTGGCCGCCTTCAGCGGGATCCTCGCGCTGTGGGCGCTGTGGGTGACCCGCGGGAAGGGTGAGGCCGCCCGCACCACGGGATCGCGCCTCTTCCAGTGGTTCGCAGTGCTGGCGATCCCGATGCCGTTCCTCGCGAACTCCGCGGGCTGGGTGTTCACCGAGATCGGGCGTCAGCCGTGGGTGGTCCACCCCAACCCCGACGACCCCGTCGTGCGACTGATGACGATGCAGGGCGTCTCGGCCAACCCGGGCTGGATGGTGCTCACCTCGCTGGTCGCCTTCACCCTCGTCTACGGGGTGCTCGCCGTGCTCTGGTTCCAGATGATGCGGAAGGCGGCGCTGAAGGGCGTGCCGCTGGCACGGCGCGATCCGGCCACGGACGAGCTCGACACCCCCACCCTCTCCTTCGACTACTGA